The Saccharolobus shibatae B12 genomic interval GAAGTGGATTTAAGTAAGATAGAACCAGCAATAGCGGGACCTAGAAATCCTGATGAGAGAATAGTTTTAAGAGAAGTTAAAGGAAAACTAAGTAAGGAGAAGAAGAAAAAGGGCAAATATGTAGAGGACAACGCTGTGGTCCTGGCTGCAATTACTAGTTGTACAAACACTTCTAATCCCACTGTAATGTTAGGTGCTGGTATCTTAGCTAAAAAGGCTGTTGAAATGGGATTAAGAGTACCTACTTACATTAAAACGAGCACTGCTCCCGGATCACCAATAGTAGCTGAGTACTTAAGGGAAACGGGATTATTACCGTATTTAGAGGCCTTAGGTTTCCACTTAGTTGGTTTCGGATGCACAACGTGTATAGGTAATGCAGGGCCTTTGCCAAAGCATGTAGAGGAGGACATTAAGGAAAATGGTATCGAAACATATGCGGTAATTAGTGGAAATAGGAATTTCGAAGGTAGAATAAACCCATTATTAAAGGGCACTTTTCTAGCCTCTCCAATATTAGTGGTTGCTTATGCATTAGCGGGAAGAATTGATATAGACTTCTACAATGAGCCTATAGGACACGATCCCAATGGAAAACCAGTATATTTAAGGGATATCTGGCCTTCCTTAAAGGAAATAAAGGCATATATGAACATGGCCTTAAAGCCAGAACTGTACAAGAAGAATTCCAATATCTTTGAAGGAAATGAATTGTGGAACTCATTAAAGACCCCACAAGGAGATGTGTACAGTTGGGATGAGAAGTCAACCTACATAAGACTACCCCCATGGTACACTGAAGAAAAGCAGGAAGAGTTAGATGATATAGTTAACGCTAGAATATTATTGTTATTGGGAGATAAGATAACTACTGATCACATTTCGCCTGCTGGTCCAATTACCCCTGACTCACCTGCAGGATTATACTTAAAACAATTTGGTGTAAGTGATCTGAATACATATGGTGCTAGAAGAGGGAACCATGAGGTAATGTTAAGAGGGGGATTTTTCAATCCTAAGATGAAGAACCTATTAGTGGAAAAAGAAGGAGGATATACTGTCCACTTCCCAGATAGAAAGATTGCTAGTGTCTATGAAGTGGCAATGCAGTATAAGAAGGAGGGAATTCCTCTAGTGATAGTAGCGGGTAAACAATATGGAAGTGGAAGTTCAAGAGATTGGGCGGCAAAAGTAACTAAATTGTTAGGAGTTAAGGCCGTTTTAGCTGAGAGCTTTGAGAGGATACATAGGAGTAACTTAGTAGCTATGGGTGTAATACCTATACAAATTCAAGACTGGAGAAGTCTAGGAATAAAGGGAGATGAGACTATTAACATAAAAGGTATTAAGGATCTTAAACCTAAGAAAGAATTAGTCATAGAGTTTGTGAAATCTAATGGAGAGAAAATAACTACCAAGGGAATTGCAAGAATAGATAACAACGTTGAACTAACATATGTCAAGAAAGGAGGAATATTAAATTATGTGCTCGAGAAATTCTTAGAAAATGAAAGGAAGAGTTAGAATAAGGGGAATTTACGCTACAGCGTTAACGTCAATTTTTTCTTCTTTCTCATACGAAATTGTACAGCAATCTGCGGAGATAGCTGAGCGATTTATGCTGGAAGTAAATAATTTACCAGCAGACATTACCATAAAGGATTTTGAGGATGATAGAGGCAAGATCATCGTGATGGGAAATGGAATTATTGAGGAGGACCTACATTATGTATTTAAGTACTCATTCCACTGGAGAAGTCCTATCAAACTATACTCGGTAATAGAAACAGACGAAAGTTGCACTTACGGTAACTTTAAAGTAGAACCATGCCTAGAAGAGGGAATCGTTATAAAACCGCCTTATGATGGAAAAATAGTATTAAGTGAGACTAAGGCTGTAAGTAAGTACGCAATGGTATGGAGAGGGAAGGGAGTAACTACTTTTTCCGAGCACATCAACAATGAGGAGGAAAGGCTGAGGCTACTAACCTTAAGTTCACCTCTTAATAGAAAAGGATATAACGTAAAGTGGAGAAGCAATGCAAAATATGGAGCACTAAATGAATTAAAGGAAGATCTAGAGAGATTAGTATTGAGATATGAAAATAGGGAGTTTAGAGATCAAGGAGAGGATTTCTATTTAATAACCCTTTCATTACCGGATAAACTGCACTTAGATGAAGCCAGAAAGAGCATAGTTAACACCATTAAGTACCATCATATGTTAAAGTTAAGTTATAATAGGGAAGTGGACTCCCTAGAAAAGGATAAGGAAGGTTCTCCAGTTAAATTATTAGAAGCGCTAATTTCCGATTTCATGAAGATTGAGCACATTAAGGCTGATGGAAAAGCGATCTACCTAAGAGGTGGGAAAGTAATTGAGAAGGAAGTTAATAATGACGGATATAGAATCACTCTTAGGCGTGAGTTTAACGGTAATGGAGTTCTGGATGGTATAGGAAAAAGGATAGAGAATGGTGACTATGATATTGTAGAGTACAATTCTGATAAGTGGTATCAGATTCATAAGTATTATAGTGGTATAGATAACTCGTTAAAGGGAATCTATATTAATATATCAACACCACCAGAATTACTTAGAGGGAAAATAAGGTATTTAGATTTGGAAATTGATATTGCAATTAGAGATTCAGAAATAATAGTATTGGATGAGGATGAGCTAAATAAAAAAAGCATTTACATGCACTCTTCACTAGTAAATAAAGCTAAGAAAGTTGCTAATTATTTAATAGATTATATCCAACAAAATAAGCTGATTTTATAGAATTATAGTCAAGATATTCTATAAAGTAAATGCCGTCATTTATTAAAAACTATTCAATCTTCTAGGAAAATACATAATGACAAATTAGCTTTTTGTTTAGTTTGATCAACGTTAATTAAGAAATAATTAAATATTACCAAGATGAGATATACATATGAAATTAAATGGAATTGACATTTCATCTATAATTTCAACTGAAACTAGTTACATAATAACTAGGTATGAGTTCGTGGATTCCTTGGCAGAGGAATTTCCAGCATATATATCATATGATTTAAATAATAACGTTCTGCGAAAGCTCATAATATTTGATCCTCCAAAAATTGGTTTTAACTTCTATCCTAATTACAAATATACTGTAAAGATAATTGAAAGTACTGATAACTTGTACTCACTTAAAGGTAGTGATAAACTACTGATAGCACTAAAAGCCTACAAAAAGGTCATAGGAGAAATGATTGGATTGATGACAAAACTGCATTTTCTTGGAATAAAGAATGAAAGACTCTATCGAATGTTAATTTTGAATGACGTACCAATCATAGCGTCCAATAAAAAGGAATTGATGGACAAATTAATAGATTATTTAAAAGAAAATTATTATGTTACAGTCTCTAATATACCTACAATTGTTGATGGGATTGAATATAAGGAAAGAAATGATGTAAAGGTTTTAGACGTAGATTACACTGCCATCATTCCCTAAGCTTTCTAGTAACCTCACTAGTAACTTCTTTTGATAGCCTTTTAGTCTGTTCAACAGTACCTATCCTTTTAGTGGTCTCTAATCCCTCTGACAACCTTCTAGTAGTCTCCATGAAGTCTATCCTCCTAGTCTGTTGGGCTATTTCATTTAGTTGATTAAGAGTTTTCGTAGCCTCAATCAATTGTTCAGCTTGAACTTGCTTAGCGTACTTATCCAACAGTTCGTAGTACCTATATTCATTTATCACATCATTATTTATACCAGATACAAAGGTGTTTTGATCCTGCGCTCTCTTAACTTGAACAACTTGCAGTAACGATTCAGGTTTATTGGTTACTGGATCCTCATAATTGACTTTCACAGTTAAGAAGTTACCCTCATAATTGGCTGGTAAAATGGTTTCTCCAAAGATTTTGATAACATTCTCTATTCCATTCACTTTTACGGGTGTTGTAGCGTAATTCAAAAGTTTCACATTACCCTCAGCAGTTATATCAACTGTAACGTTCTTTGCAGCTATTTGCGTTACAGCCTTTTGAGGAAGCTTTTGAGGTATCTCATTAGCATCTGAAATATGATACATTACTCCACTTGTCTTATCACTAATATTCTGTAACAATTGTTCATTGTAATCATCTCCAATTCCGAAGGAATACACTTGCATTTTTTCGAAATAAGGTAACTTTAAATAGTTCCCCACATTCGTCTCATCAGTTGGATTACCATCAGTTAGCAATAATAGGTAAGTTGGCATTTGATATTTCTTTGCTAAACTATTTGCAGTTAAGATAGCGGTATAGAGTGCAGTTTGCCCTCCTGCAGTTATCTGTAATATCTCATTGGTTAAGTCTAGAGGGTCAACGAATTCCTTAATCACGTTCACATTTGATGAGAAAGTTATGAAGGAAACCTTATTACCCTTAGGTATTCTCTTAAATAGCTCTATGGCACCTTGTTTAGCTAACTCTATTTTATATCCCGTCATGGACCCACTAGTATCAAGAGCTACAATGTAGTGGAAGCCCGTAGCTGATCCCAATTTCTCTGGAACTAATAATACCTTGAAAATGTACCTAACATCTCCGCTAAATGAGTACTTATGACTTGTATCTACTCTTAATGAAAGAGTCACATTACATCACCTAAACATACGCGTAATCAAATTCCCCCTCTTTTGTCATAACTAAAATTCCAGCCCTCATGTGATGATACCTACTGGAAAAAACCGTAATTACTTTACCACTCATGTCAGTCCTAAAACCATCTGCCACCTCATGCCCCCTTATTATACCCTTTAAAGAATTGTTCTCCAAGAAATTATCAACAACCCTTTTCCCAAAGAAATATATCCCCTCCCCCCTTATACTTGGTAAGAAGTCTAGATCGTCAATCCCCTCCCTCGGATCATTCCACAATAACTGAAAGGCTATTGGGTTATCTGGATTCACATCTGGTCTAGGTAACTGTTTAATCTCCTCAACCTTCTCCAAACCCATTGGTAAACCTCCATGAACGCAAAAATACTCATTAACTACAGCAGCATAGGGCATATAGGAGAAAAGCTCAACAAACATTTCGTAGTTTTCTTCCCCCAACTTTTCCTTAACCTCCTCCTTAAATCCATAATACTCATTGGTTATTGGACTCTCGTGATTCCCTCTCAATACTATATACTTATTAGGATTCTCTACCATCTTACGTAAGATTAAGAGTAAGTTTCCCAATTGATCCTCTCCCCTATCAACGTAATCCCCCAAAAACACTACTAAATCAGCGTTATCAGCGAAATCGGAAAAAACCTTACTGGTAACGTCAATTGCACCGTGCGTATCTCCAACAAAAATCACGTTACCGTTGACTTCAAAATTTCCCGCAAATGGCGAATCGTATTTGGATTTATACATTTCAACAGCACTACTCACAACGCTCTTAACTTCATCTAAATTCATCATTCTCCCACAATTCTCACTACAGTATTATTACCTAGTTTTATAATTGAATTAGGCTGAACCTTAACTTTCCCCTTCACCGGCTGAAATACTTTTCCATCATAGATATAAGTACCATTAGTGCTGTTCAGATCCTCTAGGTACAACTCGTTGTTCTCAAAACTAATAATTGCGTGTTTTCTAGATACCTCGGGATCTGGGATAACTATTACGTTTTCTGGACTTCTGCCTATGGATATTGAGGGAAATATATCGAAATCTAGGGGTAATTTAGTCTTATTAAATGCTGGATTAGGAGTATTGATAAAAAGGAGATAATATTTACTTACAGTAGTTGTAGCTAGCTGAGGCTGTTCAAGTTTTGGTTCACTAGGCTGTTCAACTACCACTTGCTGAGGTGTCTGTTGCTCGGCTGCTGACTGTTGCTCTGATGTTGTGGATTGTTGAGCAAGTTGTTGCTCAGCTGCTGGCTGTTGCTCTACTGACTGTTGTCCACTTGCTTGATTTTCAACGGAAGGTACCGGAGCTTGCTCCGCTTGTTGCTCTGGTTTTTTAGTACCACATTTGATGCAAAATAGAGAGTCGTCTGCATTTTCATAACCGCAAACTGGACATTTCCATGTCATGTTTGTATAAAAGGCGTCATAGTACTTAAAAATTTCTACTATAATATCTTAGATATGACTATTGCTATTAACCTTAAACAATCACATACTTACGCTTATAGCGATAGACCAACTGAAGTAGGCTTTGTCATTTACATAACCCCTCAGCAAATTTCAGTAACAAGTAGCATACACTATATCATAATGATTGATAATAGTCCATCAATGCGTGGTGAAAAGCTAAATACTGCAGTACAATCAGCCCAAAAGCTTTTATATAATTTAAATGAGGGAAATTACGTAACGCTAATTCTCTTCTCTAACCACCCTGAAATAAAGTATCAAGGACCAGCTAAAGGAATAATAACTTTCGATGTAGGTAAAGGATATACCACTAGGCTTCATGAAGCCGTTAGCTTCACCATTAACCTAGCTAAACAATCACAAGTACCTACTAAAATCATCATGCTAACTGACGGAAAACCAACTGATAAGAGGAACGTTAAGGATTATGAAAAACTTGATATTCCACCAAACACTCAAATAATTACAGTAGGAATAGGCAACGATTATAATGAAAGAATATTAAAGAAATTAGCAGATAGATCATCAGGAAAATTTTACCATATAAAAGATATATCTGAATTGCCTAATGTTTTTGAGAGCCAAAGAACTACATCAACATATGCACATAACTTGAATTTAATAGTTCCTCAGGGCTTTATGCCTTTTAATTACGATCTTCCCATAAGAATACCAATAGTAGAAAAGCTAATTGCAGTGTATGGAAGTCTCGTCATACCTGCTGGAAAGGAACCATACACGATTACGTTCAGTGCAGACTATATCGACCCTATAGATAATCAAAGAAAGACGGTAACAAAAAGCGTTATTTTACAAAGAGGTAATCCGCAAGTTGTGGAAAGTCATGTGGATAGAGATGTGATACTGGAGATTAGATACTATAGATTACTAAGAGAGTACTCAGAAGCTTTAGAGGCTGGAAAAGATGCAACCAAAGTGCTCAATGAGTTAAAGAGAGTTGCCGAAGAAACTAAAAGACCAGAATTAATTGAGGAGACTAAAAAGTTGAGTAATGATAGTAAGAGTGATTTATCAGAAATAACTAGAAAGATGCGACAATGATCTTAGGTAAAGCTTTAGCAAGATATCTCACAAACACTCTTGGAATAGAGACATTAAAAATTTCTACTCTGAAAAAACTATTCAAAACTGGATATCTACAATCAATTGCAATAAACATGCTTCTTTACGATTATGGAATATCTAAAAAACACGATTATGGTAAGGTTACATCTGTTGAAGAAAAGATAAAGATTCTAAAAGGAAGAGGAGAGGAAATTACGGATTACGTTTTGTTAAAAAATGGGGAGATAAAGATATCCAGTGACATAATACCGAAAAGTCCGCAATTCATAATAGATTTAGGGAATATTGATTTATTACAAGACGAGGAGAAAACAAGTCTAGAACAACAAATACAAGTTTCGATAAAAACCATTAGGGAGTACTTGTTTGACTATAATCTGAAGTTAGCTCATACTCCAGATTCTTTCAAATTGGAAAGTAGAAATAAAATAGAGATTCTTAATCACATCCCTAAAGATAACGCTATTGTGCTAAACCCTTATGGTGACACCATTGCAAATGAGGAGATAATAAGGAATACTAAGTTTTTCATAATTGGGGGGATAGTTGATAAGGGAAGAAGACTTAAGAACGCGACCTATGATCTATCAAGAAAATATGGATATGATGAGTTACCACAAGTCAAGATTTCGTTAAGAAATTCTACAGTCGGAGTCCCAGATAGAATAAATTCTATTATAGAGATACTATTGAAAGTCATTGTAGGAAATAACCTAGAAGAGGCTATTATATCAACCCAATCAAATGCTGACAAAGTAAGCAGGTTAGTTAGGGAATTGAATATGTTAGAGAAATTTGATTATGATGCAATAATTGGTTTAAAAAATTGGCTAAAAATTGACGATAAATTATTGAAATTGGCGCTGAAGAAAAGTAAGTTTAAGACTCATATCTCATGAGGGGTAAAGGTTCCTTAGATTGTATATCAATCAAACTCTTCTTGAATCTTCTTCCTCCCTTCAATAAACTTTCTGGGGAATGGTATTTCCTTGACTTCCTCTATCTTGATACCACTACTTCGTAACTCCTCTACTGCTTTTTTTAGATCCTCCTCGTGAGTAGCGTACTTTACCGCTTCTTTCACTTTGTTAATAGAAGGATCATTGCTCCTAAATCTCTCAGCACTAACGCTAACCCAATTATTATTGTTCCTATAAACGAAAACAACATCTTGTAAGTATCCTTGAATTACGTGCTCTACACCAGCTATGTAATAATCACCTATTTTGTAAACCTTTACCATCAATATCTTTAATAACACGTAGAAACTTAAAATTATTCATGAAAAGTTACAGTGTAGATTACGTCATTAAGGCTATTTCGACATTATTAGAAGATGGTGAATTGGTATATATTGGCTTAAATTCAATCCCATCGCTAATTGCATCTTTCATGGCCAGGGACCTTTACGGAAAAAAGATAAGAATAATAGGAGTAGCTGAAGCCTCAAATCCATCAAGAGTTACATTATCCCCATCTACCGGAAATCCATTCTTCGTTGAAGCCGCTCCAGTTATAATTACTGCTGACGCATTTGACTTTGCACAGAAAGGTAAACTGGATGTCATGTTCTTAGGTCCAGCCCAAATAGACGAGGAAACTAATGTAAATTTAACTATGATTGGAAATGACTACTATAATCCTAAAGTTAAATTACCCGGTGGAGCAGCAACAGCGTTTATCCTACCCCTTTCTAAAAAGGCAATACTATGGAACCTAAAACACTCTAAGCGATCTCTTGTCAAAAAGGTGGACTTCATAACTGGAACAGCAAAGTTTTCAAATAATAAAGTATTCGTAGTGACAAATTTGGGAGTTTTAGCGTATAATAGAGAGGATAGAAAATGGTACTTAGAGGCGACCTATCCATTTAGCTCATATGAGAAAGTAGTAGAGAATACCAACTTTGAGGTAAAGAGAAAAGATAGTGAAAGGTTGATAGATCTAACTAATGAAGATTTGAGATTCATCAATGATATGGATCCTTATAACCTTAGAAGTGCTCTAGAAACTCTATGATTTTCTCATAATCTGCATCATAATACGGGAACATACTAGTTGGCTCTGCACCCTTAGGTACATGAACTACAGCGGAAACATATTCCCCATTAATAGTTGGCCTTCTACCATAAAAGTAGGATCTAGGAACTATCTCCTCAGCAGTTATTATGACTTTTTTGGATGCTTTTGCCTTATACTCATCTTCATAAAGTGGACCTAGAATCTCTGCATTTCCTTCTTCATCAGCCTTATTTACATGTATAATTGCAACATCGGGGTTAATAGCTTTCACAAGTACAATTTTCTCTCCACTGAATGGATCCTCGATAACTTTCCATGTACCTTCTCTTTCATACATTTTAACTAAATCAGACCCTATTATTCCCTTAACCGGCATAAATGGTATACCAAAGCTTCCTGCCCTTATCCCAGCAATGAAAGCACCGCAAGTATCTTCCAAAATTTCAACCTCTCTTTCTTCGATCATTTTCCTAAAATGCCTTGGGATGCTTGAGAACCATTCCAAAGTAGACATGGCTATTCTCAATTTCCTTACCAATCCATATTTTAACAAGATCTCAAGACCAAAGCCAGGCTCTCTATCTATAAAATAGAGATCCTTAACTCCTCTCTTCACCAAAGCATATATAAATGCCATAGGATTTCTATGTATGCTTATACCACTTATTGTCACAGAATCTCCATTCTTCACTAGTTCCACAGCCTCTTCCAGTCTCATAAGTTTACTTTCCATATTTATAATATCTACAAAAGATATATATATAAGTACCTTCTCCACACAAAATTAGGATACAATTCTCGTTTTAGGGAATTGAGAATAAGAGTGTAATACAATTTAGATAGGGCTTGCGAGTTTTTGTAATGAGGAAAAACTTTATTGTTTATAAAGTTAAATATCTAACTGTGATATTGGCTACAAAATATTCAGAAGTTTGGGATCTAATAACTGGATTAACTAGAAAGATAAACAAGGATACAGATAAGGCTCTTGAGCAAATAGGACTATCATACTTTGAGTTCAAGGTAATGTGCGCGTTGGAGGAAGAAGGAAAAGTCCCAATGAGCAGAATAGCTGAGAAATATATGTTGACAAAAGCAGGGTTAACAAGCATAATTGATAGACTTGAAGAGAAAGAACTTGTTAGAAGGGTAAGAAGTGAAAGTGATAGAAGAGTAATTTATGTTGAATTGACCGAAAAGGGAAGAGAAAAATTAATGGAAAGTAGGAAGATCTTCTTAAATGTCTTATCTTCTTTTCTAAGCAAATTATCAGAAGATGAGATAAAGGAGTTAGAGAGACTCTTTAGTAAACTTTTTTCCTAACTACTCGTATCTCAAAGCCTTATTTGGATCTAGCCTAGATGCGTTATAAGCTGGTCCTAGTGCTGCTATAACACTTAACATTGTAGAAAATATTAGTACTAATAACATAAAGGTTGGAGAATAAATCGGCGATACTGAAAGACCCTTTAGAAAACTAAAGCCCAATCCGAAATGCTCTTGTGTTAATATTAATGCTACTACTGAACCTAACGCTAGCCCTATTATACTACCTATAAATCCCATTACACTGGCCTCAACTAAAAACATTGTGAGTACATCAAACTTTGTAAATCCTAATGCTCTTAATATTCCTATCTCCTTAGTTCTTTCCACAACTGTTGTAAACATTGTTGTAGTTACGCCCATAAACGAGACTATGAAAGATGTTGCCCCTGCAGATAC includes:
- the acnA gene encoding aconitate hydratase AcnA, with the translated sequence MPSKFSYKGSEIYYYPLKELEEKGYKISDLPYSIRILIENVYRNLDGNKITEEDLENIAKWKVGEELAFMPTRVVMQDYTGVPLLVDLAAMREKMIQLKKDPKMINPVVPADLVIDHSVHVDYYGTVYSLEFNMKKEFERNLERYQFLKWAQGAFRNLRIVPPGKGIIHQVNLEYLSTVVTKAEVKGLLTAFPEVIIGTDSHTTMIEGLGILGWGVGGLEAEAVLLGEPYYLNVPEVIGVRLSGEIQEGVTPTDVVLYITELLRKKNVVSKFVEFFGPSLSLLSVPDRATIANMAPEYGATAAYFPIDDVTVSYLELTNRDGEFVKKYSQLQDLFYDDSRKIRYTDVVEVDLSKIEPAIAGPRNPDERIVLREVKGKLSKEKKKKGKYVEDNAVVLAAITSCTNTSNPTVMLGAGILAKKAVEMGLRVPTYIKTSTAPGSPIVAEYLRETGLLPYLEALGFHLVGFGCTTCIGNAGPLPKHVEEDIKENGIETYAVISGNRNFEGRINPLLKGTFLASPILVVAYALAGRIDIDFYNEPIGHDPNGKPVYLRDIWPSLKEIKAYMNMALKPELYKKNSNIFEGNELWNSLKTPQGDVYSWDEKSTYIRLPPWYTEEKQEELDDIVNARILLLLGDKITTDHISPAGPITPDSPAGLYLKQFGVSDLNTYGARRGNHEVMLRGGFFNPKMKNLLVEKEGGYTVHFPDRKIASVYEVAMQYKKEGIPLVIVAGKQYGSGSSRDWAAKVTKLLGVKAVLAESFERIHRSNLVAMGVIPIQIQDWRSLGIKGDETINIKGIKDLKPKKELVIEFVKSNGEKITTKGIARIDNNVELTYVKKGGILNYVLEKFLENERKS
- a CDS encoding DUF402 domain-containing protein encodes the protein MKGRVRIRGIYATALTSIFSSFSYEIVQQSAEIAERFMLEVNNLPADITIKDFEDDRGKIIVMGNGIIEEDLHYVFKYSFHWRSPIKLYSVIETDESCTYGNFKVEPCLEEGIVIKPPYDGKIVLSETKAVSKYAMVWRGKGVTTFSEHINNEEERLRLLTLSSPLNRKGYNVKWRSNAKYGALNELKEDLERLVLRYENREFRDQGEDFYLITLSLPDKLHLDEARKSIVNTIKYHHMLKLSYNREVDSLEKDKEGSPVKLLEALISDFMKIEHIKADGKAIYLRGGKVIEKEVNNDGYRITLRREFNGNGVLDGIGKRIENGDYDIVEYNSDKWYQIHKYYSGIDNSLKGIYINISTPPELLRGKIRYLDLEIDIAIRDSEIIVLDEDELNKKSIYMHSSLVNKAKKVANYLIDYIQQNKLIL
- a CDS encoding vWA domain-containing protein, which encodes MTLSLRVDTSHKYSFSGDVRYIFKVLLVPEKLGSATGFHYIVALDTSGSMTGYKIELAKQGAIELFKRIPKGNKVSFITFSSNVNVIKEFVDPLDLTNEILQITAGGQTALYTAILTANSLAKKYQMPTYLLLLTDGNPTDETNVGNYLKLPYFEKMQVYSFGIGDDYNEQLLQNISDKTSGVMYHISDANEIPQKLPQKAVTQIAAKNVTVDITAEGNVKLLNYATTPVKVNGIENVIKIFGETILPANYEGNFLTVKVNYEDPVTNKPESLLQVVQVKRAQDQNTFVSGINNDVINEYRYYELLDKYAKQVQAEQLIEATKTLNQLNEIAQQTRRIDFMETTRRLSEGLETTKRIGTVEQTKRLSKEVTSEVTRKLRE
- a CDS encoding metallophosphoesterase — its product is MMNLDEVKSVVSSAVEMYKSKYDSPFAGNFEVNGNVIFVGDTHGAIDVTSKVFSDFADNADLVVFLGDYVDRGEDQLGNLLLILRKMVENPNKYIVLRGNHESPITNEYYGFKEEVKEKLGEENYEMFVELFSYMPYAAVVNEYFCVHGGLPMGLEKVEEIKQLPRPDVNPDNPIAFQLLWNDPREGIDDLDFLPSIRGEGIYFFGKRVVDNFLENNSLKGIIRGHEVADGFRTDMSGKVITVFSSRYHHMRAGILVMTKEGEFDYAYV
- a CDS encoding FHA domain-containing protein produces the protein MTWKCPVCGYENADDSLFCIKCGTKKPEQQAEQAPVPSVENQASGQQSVEQQPAAEQQLAQQSTTSEQQSAAEQQTPQQVVVEQPSEPKLEQPQLATTTVSKYYLLFINTPNPAFNKTKLPLDFDIFPSISIGRSPENVIVIPDPEVSRKHAIISFENNELYLEDLNSTNGTYIYDGKVFQPVKGKVKVQPNSIIKLGNNTVVRIVGE
- a CDS encoding VWA domain-containing protein; translation: MTIAINLKQSHTYAYSDRPTEVGFVIYITPQQISVTSSIHYIIMIDNSPSMRGEKLNTAVQSAQKLLYNLNEGNYVTLILFSNHPEIKYQGPAKGIITFDVGKGYTTRLHEAVSFTINLAKQSQVPTKIIMLTDGKPTDKRNVKDYEKLDIPPNTQIITVGIGNDYNERILKKLADRSSGKFYHIKDISELPNVFESQRTTSTYAHNLNLIVPQGFMPFNYDLPIRIPIVEKLIAVYGSLVIPAGKEPYTITFSADYIDPIDNQRKTVTKSVILQRGNPQVVESHVDRDVILEIRYYRLLREYSEALEAGKDATKVLNELKRVAEETKRPELIEETKKLSNDSKSDLSEITRKMRQ
- the trm10 gene encoding tRNA (adenine(9)-N1)-methyltransferase Trm10, which encodes MILGKALARYLTNTLGIETLKISTLKKLFKTGYLQSIAINMLLYDYGISKKHDYGKVTSVEEKIKILKGRGEEITDYVLLKNGEIKISSDIIPKSPQFIIDLGNIDLLQDEEKTSLEQQIQVSIKTIREYLFDYNLKLAHTPDSFKLESRNKIEILNHIPKDNAIVLNPYGDTIANEEIIRNTKFFIIGGIVDKGRRLKNATYDLSRKYGYDELPQVKISLRNSTVGVPDRINSIIEILLKVIVGNNLEEAIISTQSNADKVSRLVRELNMLEKFDYDAIIGLKNWLKIDDKLLKLALKKSKFKTHIS
- a CDS encoding CoA-transferase subunit beta; this translates as MKSYSVDYVIKAISTLLEDGELVYIGLNSIPSLIASFMARDLYGKKIRIIGVAEASNPSRVTLSPSTGNPFFVEAAPVIITADAFDFAQKGKLDVMFLGPAQIDEETNVNLTMIGNDYYNPKVKLPGGAATAFILPLSKKAILWNLKHSKRSLVKKVDFITGTAKFSNNKVFVVTNLGVLAYNREDRKWYLEATYPFSSYEKVVENTNFEVKRKDSERLIDLTNEDLRFINDMDPYNLRSALETL
- a CDS encoding CoA transferase subunit A — its product is MESKLMRLEEAVELVKNGDSVTISGISIHRNPMAFIYALVKRGVKDLYFIDREPGFGLEILLKYGLVRKLRIAMSTLEWFSSIPRHFRKMIEEREVEILEDTCGAFIAGIRAGSFGIPFMPVKGIIGSDLVKMYEREGTWKVIEDPFSGEKIVLVKAINPDVAIIHVNKADEEGNAEILGPLYEDEYKAKASKKVIITAEEIVPRSYFYGRRPTINGEYVSAVVHVPKGAEPTSMFPYYDADYEKIIEFLEHF
- a CDS encoding MarR family winged helix-turn-helix transcriptional regulator, giving the protein MRKNFIVYKVKYLTVILATKYSEVWDLITGLTRKINKDTDKALEQIGLSYFEFKVMCALEEEGKVPMSRIAEKYMLTKAGLTSIIDRLEEKELVRRVRSESDRRVIYVELTEKGREKLMESRKIFLNVLSSFLSKLSEDEIKELERLFSKLFS